In Monodelphis domestica isolate mMonDom1 chromosome 3, mMonDom1.pri, whole genome shotgun sequence, the following proteins share a genomic window:
- the LOC103105758 gene encoding zinc finger protein 501-like isoform X2 encodes MTPSRGLIQVKILLGWESRPQTKESAPKMSISVKVLFQEKFLEDDPRICNMGKAWVCDGRLEKKQNIEGKPSGPIKIIQIESPNEARGSEYNKFSPTSSPEPDLFPQQGAPVVMKCQKGDNQRESSTMYSNEGQCDQIYSRKKCFKVNKCQKVLGHDLGSIKKHGIHSEEKVHERGNSFLRINEFGPYQTTDRGKLCNDLSKHRKTSLSEYSHLQSTERRYNCSECGKAFQQKGALEAHYRIHTGEKPFKCSQCGRAFCQKTDLIRHVRIHTGEKPFKCSKCGKAFSRSTNVTLHQRSHTGEKPFECSECGKTFRSSSHLSEHRRRTHEGLRLHECNVCGKTFSRKYDLTNHSRIHTGEKPYECSECGKAFRLKTGLTYHFRIHTGEKPYECSKCGKAFYRKQDLIKHNRIHIREQPF; translated from the exons ATGACTCCTTCCAGAGGTCTAATTCAGGTGAAGATTTTGctag gTTGGGAATCGAGGCCTCAGACCAAGGAGTCAGCTCCCAAGATGAGTATTTCTGTGAAAGTCTTATTCCAGGAAAAGTTCTTGGAGGATGATCCAAGAATCTGCAACATGGGGAAAGCCTGGGTGTGTGATGGCAGGTTGGAGAAAAAGCAGAACATTGAAGGGAAACCTTCTGGACCaataaaaataatccaaataGAATCTCCCAATGAGGCCAGAGGCTCTGAATACAATAAATTCAGTCCAACCTCTAGCCCAGAGCCAGACCTTTTTCCACAACAGGGAGCACCTGTAGTTATGAAGTGCCAGAAAGGAGATAACCAGAGAGAGAGTTCCACCATGTATTCGAACGAAGGACAATGTGATCAAATCTATTCCAGGAAGAAGTGTTTTAAGGTTAACAAATGTCAGAAAGTGCTGGGTCATGATTTGGGCTCCATAAAAAAACATGGAATTCATTCTGAAGAGAAAGTTCATGAAAGGGGGAATTCTTTCCTTCGTATTAATGAATTTGGTCCATACCAGACAACTGATAGGGGAAAACTCTGTAATGACCTGTCTAAACATAGGAAGACAAGTCTTTCTGAATACTCTCATCTTCAGAGTACAGAGAGACGGTACAACtgcagtgaatgtggaaaggccttccagCAAAAGGGGGCTCTTGAAGCACATTacagaatccatactggagagaaaccttttaaatgcagTCAATGTGGTAGGGCTTTCTGCCAAAAGACAGATCTTATCCGACATGTtaggattcatactggagagaaaccttttaaatgcagtaaatgtgggaaagccttttcTAGGAGCACAAACGTAACTTTACATCAGAGatctcatactggagagaaaccctttgaatgcagtgaatgtgggaaGACTTTCCGGTCAAGCTCTCACCTTTCAGAACACAGGAGGAGAACTCATGAAGGATTAAGACTTCATGAATGCAACGTGTGTGGGAAAACATTCTCTCGGAAGTATGACCTTACTAATCACagtagaattcatactggagagaaaccctatgaatgcagtgaatgtggaaaggccttccgCCTGAAGACAGGTCTTACATATCACttcagaattcatactggagagaaaccctatgaatgcagTAAATGTGGAAAGGCCTTTTATAGAAAGCAAGATCTTATCAAACATAATAGGATTCATATCAGAGAACAACCCTTTTAA
- the LOC103105758 gene encoding zinc finger protein OZF-like isoform X1: protein MEESGEGAGLEPWRPPETSMMFKDVTVDFTWEEWGLLGPPQKELYWEVMLENYRNLVCLGLADSYQDVRISELESGEPHWIPPGGVLRRCWPGWESRPQTKESAPKMSISVKVLFQEKFLEDDPRICNMGKAWVCDGRLEKKQNIEGKPSGPIKIIQIESPNEARGSEYNKFSPTSSPEPDLFPQQGAPVVMKCQKGDNQRESSTMYSNEGQCDQIYSRKKCFKVNKCQKVLGHDLGSIKKHGIHSEEKVHERGNSFLRINEFGPYQTTDRGKLCNDLSKHRKTSLSEYSHLQSTERRYNCSECGKAFQQKGALEAHYRIHTGEKPFKCSQCGRAFCQKTDLIRHVRIHTGEKPFKCSKCGKAFSRSTNVTLHQRSHTGEKPFECSECGKTFRSSSHLSEHRRRTHEGLRLHECNVCGKTFSRKYDLTNHSRIHTGEKPYECSECGKAFRLKTGLTYHFRIHTGEKPYECSKCGKAFYRKQDLIKHNRIHIREQPF, encoded by the exons ACCTCCATGATGTTCAAGGATGTGACTGTGGACTTCACTTGGGAAGAGTGGGGACTCCTGGGCCCTCCCCAGAAGGAGTTGTActgggaggtgatgctggagaactacAGGAACCTGGTCTGCCTGG GCCTTGCTGATTCCTACCAAGATGTGAGGATCTCTGAGCTGGAGTCAGGGGAACCACATTGGATTCCACCTGGTGGTGTCCTAAGAAGATGCTGGCCAG gTTGGGAATCGAGGCCTCAGACCAAGGAGTCAGCTCCCAAGATGAGTATTTCTGTGAAAGTCTTATTCCAGGAAAAGTTCTTGGAGGATGATCCAAGAATCTGCAACATGGGGAAAGCCTGGGTGTGTGATGGCAGGTTGGAGAAAAAGCAGAACATTGAAGGGAAACCTTCTGGACCaataaaaataatccaaataGAATCTCCCAATGAGGCCAGAGGCTCTGAATACAATAAATTCAGTCCAACCTCTAGCCCAGAGCCAGACCTTTTTCCACAACAGGGAGCACCTGTAGTTATGAAGTGCCAGAAAGGAGATAACCAGAGAGAGAGTTCCACCATGTATTCGAACGAAGGACAATGTGATCAAATCTATTCCAGGAAGAAGTGTTTTAAGGTTAACAAATGTCAGAAAGTGCTGGGTCATGATTTGGGCTCCATAAAAAAACATGGAATTCATTCTGAAGAGAAAGTTCATGAAAGGGGGAATTCTTTCCTTCGTATTAATGAATTTGGTCCATACCAGACAACTGATAGGGGAAAACTCTGTAATGACCTGTCTAAACATAGGAAGACAAGTCTTTCTGAATACTCTCATCTTCAGAGTACAGAGAGACGGTACAACtgcagtgaatgtggaaaggccttccagCAAAAGGGGGCTCTTGAAGCACATTacagaatccatactggagagaaaccttttaaatgcagTCAATGTGGTAGGGCTTTCTGCCAAAAGACAGATCTTATCCGACATGTtaggattcatactggagagaaaccttttaaatgcagtaaatgtgggaaagccttttcTAGGAGCACAAACGTAACTTTACATCAGAGatctcatactggagagaaaccctttgaatgcagtgaatgtgggaaGACTTTCCGGTCAAGCTCTCACCTTTCAGAACACAGGAGGAGAACTCATGAAGGATTAAGACTTCATGAATGCAACGTGTGTGGGAAAACATTCTCTCGGAAGTATGACCTTACTAATCACagtagaattcatactggagagaaaccctatgaatgcagtgaatgtggaaaggccttccgCCTGAAGACAGGTCTTACATATCACttcagaattcatactggagagaaaccctatgaatgcagTAAATGTGGAAAGGCCTTTTATAGAAAGCAAGATCTTATCAAACATAATAGGATTCATATCAGAGAACAACCCTTTTAA